Proteins from a single region of Deltaproteobacteria bacterium:
- the dnaJ gene encoding molecular chaperone DnaJ, whose protein sequence is MAAKKDYYEVLDVNSNATDAEIKKAYRRLALKYHPDKNPDNREAEERFKELSEAYEVLSDPQKRATYDQFGHTMNAEGFGGFRTEGFGGFGDVFGDIFSDFFGGAGASASRTRRPQRGADLRYTLEIDFEQAMTGLETRIEIPRMEVCGECRGTRSEGGRPPDPCSTCHGSGQVRYQQGFFSISRTCSQCGGEGVIITRPCRKCRGTGQVRATRETTVKIPAGVETGTRLRLSGEGEAGIHNGPRGDLYVVIRVRDHPFFTREEYDLLCEVPISFVQAALGAEIEVPMLSGKERIEIAPGTQSGTVHVMKGKGFPYLHGRGVGDQRITIQVETPTHLNTKQRELLEEFARISGEDVHPISRSFLEKVKSLFG, encoded by the coding sequence ATGGCTGCAAAAAAAGATTATTATGAAGTTCTGGACGTGAATTCGAATGCGACCGATGCGGAAATCAAGAAGGCCTATCGGCGCCTTGCATTAAAGTATCATCCCGACAAGAATCCGGACAACCGGGAGGCGGAGGAACGTTTCAAAGAACTGAGCGAGGCCTATGAGGTTCTTTCCGATCCGCAAAAACGGGCGACCTACGACCAGTTTGGTCACACCATGAATGCGGAAGGCTTCGGAGGGTTCCGCACGGAGGGGTTTGGCGGTTTTGGAGATGTTTTTGGAGACATCTTTAGTGATTTTTTCGGAGGGGCGGGGGCTTCGGCCTCCCGTACACGGCGTCCGCAGCGGGGCGCAGACCTCCGGTATACTCTGGAAATTGATTTTGAACAGGCCATGACCGGTCTGGAAACGCGTATTGAAATTCCCCGGATGGAAGTCTGCGGGGAGTGCCGGGGGACGCGGAGTGAGGGAGGGCGCCCTCCTGATCCTTGCTCCACCTGTCACGGCAGTGGGCAGGTTCGTTATCAGCAGGGGTTCTTCAGTATCAGCCGAACCTGCAGTCAATGCGGCGGAGAGGGCGTGATCATTACGCGTCCCTGCCGGAAATGCCGTGGCACAGGGCAGGTTCGTGCGACACGGGAAACGACCGTCAAAATTCCCGCGGGAGTTGAGACCGGGACCCGCCTACGACTAAGTGGGGAGGGAGAGGCGGGCATCCACAACGGCCCCCGGGGGGACCTCTATGTCGTGATCCGTGTGCGGGATCATCCCTTCTTCACCCGGGAAGAATACGATCTCCTCTGTGAGGTTCCGATCAGTTTTGTCCAGGCGGCACTGGGGGCCGAGATTGAAGTTCCCATGCTCTCCGGGAAGGAGCGGATTGAGATTGCCCCCGGCACGCAGAGCGGGACGGTGCATGTGATGAAGGGGAAGGGATTCCCGTATCTGCATGGCCGAGGCGTGGGAGATCAGCGCATTACCATTCAGGTAGAGACACCGACACATCTGAACACGAAACAGCGTGAGCTTCTGGAAGAATTTGCACGAATCAGCGGAGAGGATGTACACCCCATCAGCCGGAGTTTTTTGGAAAAGGTGAAGTCTCTTTTCGGGTAA
- a CDS encoding 16S rRNA (uracil(1498)-N(3))-methyltransferase → MIPERSSLSGGGVRRAGARCEIGHPSVRYFFVKPDDVTASGLVLQQEVAHYLRHVLRKRPGDLLHVSDGVVAVYRVVIEGFTKEEVRCRIKEQSPLPDPPSPRIQLLTSLPKGNRMDWLVQKSTEVGVAEIKPVSMKRSVREITSKKLDHWMRRWAKIAGAAAGQSGRAEVPVLHAPRPFSEVLSSLKDVSLKFFADPEEGRTFYDRFTRMPLPRRIAIVVGPEGGMTNEEKELLQQNGFASLTLGHTILRVETAGILAVALARYEWQRREPSRGKLSL, encoded by the coding sequence ATGATTCCAGAGCGGTCATCCCTCTCCGGGGGTGGGGTGCGGAGAGCCGGTGCGAGGTGTGAGATCGGACATCCGTCTGTGCGATATTTTTTTGTAAAACCGGATGATGTGACGGCATCAGGGTTGGTGTTGCAGCAGGAGGTCGCTCACTATCTTCGTCATGTTCTGCGTAAGCGTCCGGGAGATCTCCTTCACGTTTCGGATGGTGTTGTCGCAGTCTACCGTGTCGTCATCGAGGGGTTCACAAAAGAGGAAGTCCGCTGCCGAATCAAGGAGCAATCCCCTCTTCCTGATCCGCCGTCCCCCCGAATACAGCTTCTCACGTCGTTGCCCAAGGGGAATCGAATGGACTGGCTGGTGCAGAAATCAACCGAGGTCGGCGTTGCGGAGATCAAGCCGGTGTCCATGAAGCGTTCGGTCCGGGAAATCACTTCGAAAAAGTTGGATCACTGGATGCGCCGATGGGCAAAGATCGCCGGAGCGGCCGCCGGTCAATCTGGTCGTGCGGAAGTTCCGGTATTGCATGCCCCGCGGCCCTTTTCGGAGGTTTTGTCTTCTCTGAAAGATGTTTCCCTGAAGTTCTTTGCGGATCCGGAAGAGGGGAGGACCTTCTATGACCGGTTCACCCGTATGCCGTTGCCCCGAAGGATCGCCATTGTTGTGGGCCCGGAAGGGGGGATGACGAATGAGGAAAAGGAACTCCTTCAGCAAAATGGTTTTGCATCCCTTACGCTCGGTCATACAATCCTCCGGGTCGAAACGGCAGGTATCCTGGCCGTCGCCCTGGCCCGATACGAGTGGCAGCGGAGAGAGCCGTCCCGGGGAAAATTGTCATTATGA